The Vibrio quintilis DNA window GGTCGCGGCTTTGCCGTCGTCGCAGATGAAGTCCGGGGATTATCTGAAAAAACCAGTAATTCCGTTGATGAAATCCGCAGCAAAATTGAAATATTGCAAAACACGGTACAACAGGCCACTCATCACATGCAGTCAGGTCAGGAAACATCTGAAAATTGTGTCAACATGTCTTATCAAAGCAACGAAGCCTTCCAGGCTATCGTCAATGATTTGAAAGCGATCAGCGAACAGAGTACCAACACTTCTCATGCGATTGTTGAACAGGTTCAGGTCACTCAGGGCATCAGTGAGCACGTTCACCGGATGAAACACACCATATCAGAAACGCAGCTTCTGTCAGATTCATCGGTGGAACGCACAGACGCTCTGGTTGATCAGATGGAAAGCCTCCAAAGATTAATCAAACAATTTTATACCCAAACAACCTGAAGATGCAGGATTCAGGTTGCTTGGGTATATACCTGAGCAATCAGGCCAGTTCCGGAAGTTTATCTGACTCAGCCAGTTTTTTATGCATAATCAAACTGTCAACATATCCCAGAGTCCGATGCCTGTATGCTTCCGGAACTGTTCCGATAATACTGAATCCTTCCTTCTGCCACAGACGAACAGCGACTTCGTTAGTTGAAACAACGGAATTGAATTGCATCGCCCTGAAACCCATCTTCACGGCTTTAAGTTGAGCATGCTGACACATGGCTCTGGCAACCCCCTTCCCTCTTGCTTTTGGAGCAACCATAAACCCACAGTTACAAATATGCTTTCCGGGCCCCATTGCATTGGGTTTGATATAATAAGACCCTAAAACCTGACCACTTTCCTCACAAATATATGTTTTCACAGGGGTTTCACACCAAACCGCATACCCTTGTAAATAACTCATATCAGGATCGAATGCATAAGTCTCCTGCGCTTTGATAATCTCTTCAAAAACCGGCCAGAACCGGCGGAAATCGAGTTCATTCATTTCCCTGATATTCACACAAAAACCTCGCCCGTTGCTCGTTATGCCATACTCTGTTCTACAGCACTCCGGCTATCATACAGACCCGCTCTGAAAGCCGTCAAGAAAGCCTGAATCACATCAGATTCAAACCGGATATCCTCATCCGTTTCACCGAATTAATTTACAAAATCATAAATTAACGTCTATTCTCTGTCAGAGAAAACAAAAAGTTAAACAGATATAAAGTGATTTTAATTCATTTGTCCCGGAGAGCACTGAATGGTTATCGTCGCCCGTTTTTCCCTGCCCCATGAAGCTCATGTTGCCAAAGCCAGCCTGG harbors:
- a CDS encoding GNAT family N-acetyltransferase, producing MNELDFRRFWPVFEEIIKAQETYAFDPDMSYLQGYAVWCETPVKTYICEESGQVLGSYYIKPNAMGPGKHICNCGFMVAPKARGKGVARAMCQHAQLKAVKMGFRAMQFNSVVSTNEVAVRLWQKEGFSIIGTVPEAYRHRTLGYVDSLIMHKKLAESDKLPELA